One Setaria italica strain Yugu1 chromosome II, Setaria_italica_v2.0, whole genome shotgun sequence DNA segment encodes these proteins:
- the LOC101770622 gene encoding alcohol-forming fatty acyl-CoA reductase: MDATKVAGCFKDRTILVTGSTGFLGKLLVEKILRVEPGVKKLYLLVRAPDDVAAEQRMLHEIIGKELFSVLREEHGADFQSFIKEKISPLAGDMIHENLGLESTQAKQLFEEIDIIVNGAATTNFYERYDVALASNTLGTVNICKFAKQCSHLKLLLHVSTAYVASCKQKGRILEKPLQMGQTLKKGRCIDVEAELDLANDVKAKLVKTRSGNDTSHQKLQKVAMKELGLKRAKYFGWPNVYAFTKAMGEMLLGTMRGDLPVVIMRPSIVISTFQDPFPGWIEGIRTMDVMIAASYEQKLPCFIGGHVLDSIPGDMVVNATMVAMATHYDCSGTQVVYHVTSALQNPLSCNLLEESVYGYCLINPRVRDDKRTMQHERPMLFSRYAYFHAYMVLAYKTRLQVLYLANRLLLCGRFTEYHNKLNRSLNCLMFMAKLYAPYVFFKGCFDDTNLRMLRGTTGKEHGDGSVFNFDPNCINWRMYMFNTHIPAVLKVAAHMKKEGTA, encoded by the exons ATGGATGCTACTAAGGTTGCAGGGTGTTTCAAGGATAGGACCATCCTCGTCACCGGCTCGACCGGCTTCTTAGGAAAAT TGCTGGTGGAGAAGATACTGCGAGTTGAGCCAGGCGTGAAGAAACTCTACCTGCTGGTGCGTGCGCCCGATGATGTGGCTGCCGAGCAGCGTATGCTCCATGAG ATTATAGGGAAAGAACTCTTTAGCGTTCTGCGAGAAGAACATGGAGCTGATTTCCAGTCCTTCATCAAAGAGAAGATATCCCCTTTAGCTGGGGACATGATACATGAGAATCTTGGCCTTGAGAGCACCCAAGCCAAGCAGCTGTTCGAGGAGATTGATATTATCGTCAACGGAGCTGCAACCACTAATTTCTACGAGAG GTATGATGTTGCCTTGGCATCCAACACCTTGGGAACCGTAAATATATGCAAGTTCGCAAAGCAGTGTTCTCACCTCAAGCTGCTCCTTCATGTTTCCACAG CCTACGTAGCTAGCTGTAAGCAAAAAGGCCGGATACTAGAGAAACCGCTCCAGATGGGCCAAACACTAAAGAAGGGTCGCTGCATCGACGTCGAAGCAGAGCTAGATTTAGCTAATGATGTCAAAGCAAAGCTTGTGAAGACTCGTTCTGGTAACGACACCTCTCATCAGAAGCTACAAAAGGTAGCCATGAAGGAACTCGGCTTGAAGAG GGCTAAGTACTTTGGGTGGCCCAACGTCTATGCGTTCACCAAGGCTATGGGAGAGATGCTGCTTGGCACCATGAGGGGAGACCTCCCTGTTGTCATAATGCGGCCAAGCATCGTAATAAGCACTTTTCAGGATCCATTTCCTGGATGGATAGAAGGAATCAG GACAATGGATGTTATGATTGCTGCTTCCTACGAGCAAAAACTTCCGTGTTTCATAGGCGGTCACGTACTTGATTCG ATACCGGGAGACATGGTGGTTAATGCTACAATGGTAGCCATGGCCACTCACTACGACTGTTCGGGAACTCAAGTAGTCTACCATGTGACCTCAGCACTCCAAAATCCACTGTCATGCAATCTTCTAGAGGAATCAGTATATGGGTACTGCTTGATCAATCCTCGTGTGAGGGACGACAAGAGGACCATGCAACATGAAAGGCCTATGTTGTTCAGTAGATATGCATATTTCCATGCCTATATGGTTCTAGCATACAAGACACGACTCCAG GTGCTTTATCTAGCGAATCGTCTATTACTTTGTGGGCGCTTCACAGAGTATCACAATAAACTCAACAGGAGCTTGAATTGCTTGATGTTTATGGCCAAGCTTTATGCCCCATACGTCTTCTTCAAGGGATG CTTTGATGACACGAACCTGAGAATGCTGCGGGGGACGACAGGGAAAGAGCATGGTGATGGATCCGTGTTCAACTTTGATCCCAATTGCATCAACTGGAGAATGTATATGTTCAACACCCACATCCCGGCTGTTCTCAAGGTGGCAGCCCACATGAAGAAAGAAGGCACTGCATGA